Genomic DNA from Paracoccus aminophilus JCM 7686:
GTCCGAGATAGCGGATGGCCAGTCCGAAGTTCGTGATGCGGTCGGCAACATCCTCGCCGATGGAGACACGGTGACGGTGATCAAGGACCTGAAGGTCAAGGGCTCGTCGCAGGTCGTGAAAGTTGGCACCAAAGTGCGCGGCATTCGGCTGGTAGACGGCGACCACGACATCGACTGCAAGGTGCCGGGGATCGGCCAGATGGGCCTGAAGTCCCAGTTCGTCAAGAAGGTGGCCGAATAGGAGTTCGCGATCTGAGGTCACGGCCTAGGCCAAGAACAGGCGCGCGCGAGATTCGAACAATCCTGGTTCCGGCTCTTCAGCAAGGGTCTTCGCACGGCACTCCATCGCCGTCTCGATCAAGTCGCCTGCCCCAAGGGCAGTTTTCGAGGTAACATCGCGCTTCCTCGCAACTTTTGATCTGCTTGCAATACCGACGCGGGCTGGACGAATAGGTCTGCCTGGCCAGCTCAATCAGCCGCAGGGCTGGCGAATCTGTCAGTTCAGATTGATCCTCAAGGGCGGCGGGTGCGTTGCTAGGTTGTGTTGACAAAAGGTATTCCGCTGGCCCGCGCCCTGCGCTCTGCGTTTCAAGCGCATGTCCACCTGGGAGACATGCTCGGCACGCAACGGATACGCGAGAAGAGCCGGCAGCACTCATAGACGCGGCAAGCGCACCACATATGGGCTTGTCATCATTCTGATGCTGACGACCGCTGGCCGTATCGGAGCATTTCTTGAACTGACGTGGGACCGTGTAGCCTTCCAACGCAGCCAAATCAAGTTGGCAACCAACGACCTGGGCCCGAAGAAAGAGCGAGCCATGAGCCCGATGAACGCCACGGCCCGCGCCGCTCTGCAAACCGCAAAAGGCGCCCCGCTCTGACCGTTCGTGATCGAGCGCGCGGGCAAGCAAGTAGGCAATAGCAAGACTGGCTTCAGGGCCGCCGTGACGCGCGCGGGGATCGACCATTGCACGCCTCACGATCTTAGGCGCTCTGCGGGGCGTTTCATGGTCGAATCTGGAACGCCCATCGAGGGGTTGCGCAGTATCTGGACCGCTCAAATCCGTCGATCACCCGCAGCACATATGCGCAGTTTAGCCCAACACACCTGCGCGGTGCGGCAAGCTCACTCGAGTTCATTCAGCCGCTTTCAGTTCGTTGGAGCAAAAAGCAAAGACTTGCAGATGTTTCAACGATTTGAAATCATTGGAGAAAACTGGCGACCCCAGGAGGAATCGAACCCCCAACCTTGGACTTAGAAGGTCCCTG
This window encodes:
- a CDS encoding zinc ribbon domain-containing protein YjdM, with amino-acid sequence MTEILPPCPECSSSFTYQVDMLFNCPECGHEWSSEIADGQSEVRDAVGNILADGDTVTVIKDLKVKGSSQVVKVGTKVRGIRLVDGDHDIDCKVPGIGQMGLKSQFVKKVAE
- a CDS encoding excalibur calcium-binding domain-containing protein, whose amino-acid sequence is MVDPRARHGGPEASLAIAYLLARALDHERSERGAFCGLQSGAGRGVHRAHGSLFLRAQVVGCQLDLAALEGYTVPRQFKKCSDTASGRQHQNDDKPICGALAASMSAAGSSRVSVACRACLPGGHALETQSAGRGPAEYLLSTQPSNAPAALEDQSELTDSPALRLIELARQTYSSSPRRYCKQIKSCEEARCYLENCPWGRRLDRDGDGVPCEDPC